The following coding sequences lie in one Lelliottia jeotgali genomic window:
- a CDS encoding Flagellar motor rotation protein MotB produces MKNQSHPIVIVKKRKHKSHGGGSHGSWKIAYADFMTAMMAFFLVMWLISISSPKELIQIAEYFRTPLATAVTGGQRISNSESVIPGGGDDYTQQKGEVKREPNIDELKKRMEQARLKKLRGDLDQLIEADPKLRALRPHLKIDLVQEGLRIQIIDSQNRPMFKTGSAEVEPYMRDILRGIAPVLNGIPNRISLSGHTDDFPYANGEKGYSNWELSADRANASRRELVIGGLDEGKVLRVVGMAATMRVTDRGPDDAINRRISLLVLNQQAEQTILHENAESQNESLDDLKQPGAVPSAAVPTSPPANPR; encoded by the coding sequence ATGAAAAATCAGTCCCATCCCATCGTCATAGTCAAAAAGCGCAAGCACAAAAGTCATGGCGGCGGCTCTCATGGCTCGTGGAAAATCGCTTATGCGGACTTTATGACCGCAATGATGGCGTTTTTCCTGGTGATGTGGCTGATCTCCATTTCCAGCCCGAAAGAGCTGATTCAGATTGCGGAGTATTTCAGAACACCGCTGGCGACGGCGGTCACGGGTGGACAGCGTATTTCTAACAGTGAAAGCGTGATCCCCGGTGGCGGTGATGACTACACCCAACAAAAGGGTGAAGTGAAACGAGAGCCTAATATCGACGAGCTTAAAAAACGCATGGAGCAAGCGCGGTTGAAAAAACTGCGTGGCGACCTCGATCAGCTCATCGAGGCGGACCCAAAACTGCGCGCGCTGCGTCCGCATTTAAAAATTGATCTGGTGCAGGAAGGGTTACGTATCCAGATTATTGATAGCCAGAACCGCCCGATGTTCAAAACCGGCAGCGCGGAAGTCGAGCCTTACATGCGCGATATTCTGCGCGGTATTGCGCCGGTGCTGAACGGTATTCCTAATCGCATCAGCCTCTCTGGTCATACGGACGACTTCCCGTATGCCAACGGCGAGAAGGGATACAGCAACTGGGAGCTTTCTGCCGATCGTGCCAACGCCTCGCGTCGCGAGCTGGTTATCGGTGGGCTTGATGAAGGCAAAGTCCTGCGCGTCGTCGGTATGGCCGCCACCATGCGCGTCACCGACCGTGGCCCGGACGATGCCATTAACCGTCGTATCAGTCTTTTAGTGCTCAATCAGCAGGCGGAGCAGACCATTCTGCACGAAAACGCCGAAAGCCAGAATGAGTCACTGGACGATTTAAAACAGCCAGGGGCAGTTCCTTCGGCTGCCGTTCCAACATCGCCACCAGCCAATCCGAGGTGA
- a CDS encoding Flagellar motor rotation protein MotA: protein MMTGGHLGALYQPAELIIIGGAGVGAFIVGNNGKSIKGTLKALPLLFRRSKYTKSMYMDLLALLYRLMAKSRQQGMFSLERDIENPKESEIFASYPRILADAMMLDFIVDYLRLIISGNMNTFEIEALMDEEIETHESESEVPANALALVGDSLPAFGIVAAVMGVVHALASADRPAAELGALIAHAMVGTFLGILLAYGFISPLASVLRQKSAETTKMMQCVKITLLSNLNGYAPPIAVEFGRKTLYSSERPSFIELEEHVRAVKNPNQQTTTEDA, encoded by the coding sequence ATGATGACCGGCGGACACCTGGGAGCACTCTATCAACCGGCTGAACTGATTATCATCGGCGGCGCAGGGGTAGGTGCTTTTATCGTTGGTAACAACGGTAAATCAATCAAAGGGACGCTGAAGGCGCTCCCGTTGCTGTTTCGTCGTTCGAAATACACCAAAAGCATGTATATGGATTTGCTGGCGCTGCTCTATCGCTTAATGGCGAAATCGCGTCAACAAGGCATGTTCTCGCTGGAGCGTGATATTGAGAACCCGAAAGAGAGTGAAATTTTTGCCAGCTATCCACGTATTCTCGCCGACGCGATGATGCTGGATTTCATCGTCGATTATCTGCGACTGATTATCAGCGGCAACATGAACACCTTCGAAATCGAAGCGCTGATGGACGAAGAGATCGAAACGCACGAAAGCGAATCCGAAGTGCCAGCTAACGCCCTGGCGCTGGTGGGTGACTCCTTGCCCGCATTCGGTATCGTCGCGGCGGTAATGGGCGTGGTTCATGCCCTGGCGTCCGCCGATCGTCCAGCGGCTGAGTTGGGGGCGCTGATTGCCCACGCAATGGTGGGAACATTCCTCGGTATTCTTCTCGCTTACGGATTTATCTCTCCGCTGGCAAGCGTGCTGCGCCAGAAAAGTGCTGAAACTACCAAGATGATGCAGTGCGTGAAGATAACGTTGCTCTCTAACCTGAACGGTTATGCACCGCCAATCGCGGTGGAATTCGGACGTAAAACTCTGTATTCCAGCGAACGTCCGTCGTTCATCGAGCTTGAAGAACACGTGCGCGCCGTGAAAAACCCAAACCAACAGACGACGACTGAGGACGCATGA
- a CDS encoding Flagellar transcriptional activator FlhC — translation MSEKSIVQEARDIQLAMELITLGARLQMLESETQLSRGRLIKLYKELRGSPPPKGMLPFSTDWFMTWEQNIHASMFCNAWQFLLKTGLCSGVDAVIKAYKLYLEQCPQPEEGPLLALTRAWTLVRFVESGLLQLSRCNCCDGNFITHAHQPAGSFACSLCQPPSRAVKRRKLSPEAADIIPQLLDEQIEQAV, via the coding sequence ATGAGCGAAAAAAGCATTGTTCAGGAAGCTCGCGACATTCAGTTGGCAATGGAACTGATCACGTTGGGTGCTCGCTTACAAATGCTGGAAAGCGAGACTCAACTGAGCCGCGGTCGTCTTATCAAATTGTACAAAGAATTGCGCGGCAGTCCGCCACCGAAAGGTATGCTGCCGTTTTCAACGGACTGGTTTATGACCTGGGAGCAAAACATCCATGCATCGATGTTTTGCAACGCCTGGCAATTTCTTCTGAAAACAGGTTTGTGTAGCGGCGTGGACGCCGTGATTAAAGCTTACAAACTCTACCTTGAACAATGTCCCCAGCCGGAAGAAGGGCCTTTACTGGCACTGACCCGCGCCTGGACTCTGGTGCGCTTTGTTGAGAGTGGTCTGTTGCAATTGTCGCGCTGTAACTGCTGTGACGGCAACTTTATCACCCATGCTCATCAGCCAGCAGGTAGCTTTGCCTGCAGTTTATGCCAGCCGCCATCCCGTGCGGTAAAAAGACGTAAACTTTCCCCGGAAGCTGCCGATATTATTCCACAACTGCTGGATGAACAGATCGAACAAGCTGTTTAA
- a CDS encoding Flagellar transcriptional activator FlhD — MHTSEMLKHVYDINLSYLLLAQRLISQDKPSAMFRLGISEEMATTLGGLTLPQMVKLAETNQLVCQFRFDSHQTITRLTQDSRVDDLQQIHTGILLSTRLLTEISQPDEVARKKRA; from the coding sequence ATGCATACATCCGAGATGCTGAAACATGTCTATGACATTAATTTGTCATACTTATTACTTGCGCAGCGTTTGATTAGTCAGGACAAACCGTCCGCAATGTTCCGTCTGGGTATCAGCGAAGAGATGGCAACAACGCTCGGCGGATTAACCCTCCCTCAGATGGTCAAACTGGCAGAAACCAATCAGCTGGTTTGTCAGTTCCGCTTCGACAGTCATCAGACCATTACCCGTCTGACCCAGGATTCACGCGTTGACGATCTGCAACAGATCCACACCGGAATTTTGCTTTCCACCCGCCTTCTCACCGAAATCAGCCAGCCTGACGAAGTGGCCCGCAAGAAAAGGGCTTAA
- a CDS encoding Universal stress protein C, with protein sequence MSYSHVLVCVAVTPESHQLVARAVSIARPLNARVSLITLATEPEMYNQLAAPMLEDIRGLLQEETQVFLQELEEKAQYPIARTFIATGELSAHILDICRKEHVDLVICGNHNHSFFSRAACSAKAIVGSSLVDVLLVPLGN encoded by the coding sequence ATGAGTTACTCTCATGTTCTTGTTTGCGTTGCAGTGACGCCAGAAAGCCATCAGCTCGTGGCACGCGCAGTTTCTATCGCCCGTCCGCTTAATGCGCGGGTTAGCCTGATTACTCTGGCGACCGAACCGGAAATGTACAATCAGCTTGCAGCCCCTATGCTGGAAGACATTCGTGGTCTTTTACAGGAAGAGACGCAGGTGTTTTTGCAGGAGCTGGAGGAAAAGGCCCAGTACCCTATCGCACGGACTTTTATCGCCACGGGGGAGCTAAGCGCACATATTCTCGATATTTGCCGTAAAGAACATGTCGACTTGGTCATTTGTGGCAACCACAACCACAGCTTTTTCTCACGCGCCGCGTGTTCAGCCAAAGCGATTGTAGGCTCAAGTCTGGTCGACGTACTGCTGGTTCCCCTCGGCAACTGA
- a CDS encoding alpha,alpha-trehalose-phosphate synthase — protein sequence MMGRLVVVSNRIAPPDDKKSSAGGLAVGILGALKSAGGLWFGWSGDVGNEDQPLKKVTQGNITWASFNLGEKDYEEYYSQFSNAVLWPAFHYRLDLVKFQRESFEGYMRVNALLADKLLPLIEEDDILWIHDYHLIPFASELRKRGVNNRIGFFLHIPFPTPEIFNALPPHEELLEGLCDYDLLGFQTENDRLAFLDSVSGKTRVTTRSGKSHTAWGKTFNTEVYPIGIEPDEIATDASGPLPPKLAQLKSELKNVKNIFSVERLDYSKGLPERFLAYERLLDKFPQHHGKIRYTQIAPTSRGEVQAYQDIRHQLETEAGRINGRYGQLGWTPLYYLNQHFDRKVLMKVFRYSEVGLVTPLRDGMNLVAKEYVAAQDPKDPGVLVLSQFAGAANELSSALIVNPYDSDDVANALDRALTMPLTERIARHAEMMKVIRENDINHWQEHFIRDLERTTPRTVESNLQKKVATFPKLA from the coding sequence ATGATGGGTCGCTTAGTCGTAGTCTCTAACCGAATTGCGCCACCGGACGATAAAAAATCCAGCGCGGGTGGTCTGGCGGTGGGGATTTTAGGTGCCTTAAAATCAGCGGGTGGGCTGTGGTTTGGCTGGAGCGGTGATGTCGGTAACGAGGATCAGCCGCTAAAAAAGGTGACGCAGGGGAATATCACGTGGGCATCGTTTAATCTTGGCGAAAAGGATTACGAAGAGTATTACTCACAGTTTTCCAACGCCGTGCTGTGGCCCGCGTTTCACTATCGTCTGGACCTGGTCAAATTCCAGCGGGAATCGTTTGAAGGGTACATGCGCGTCAATGCGCTGCTGGCGGATAAACTGCTGCCTTTAATCGAGGAAGACGATATTTTATGGATCCACGATTATCACCTGATTCCGTTTGCCAGCGAGCTGCGCAAAAGGGGAGTGAATAACCGGATCGGCTTCTTCCTGCATATCCCGTTCCCGACGCCAGAAATCTTTAACGCCTTGCCGCCACACGAAGAACTGCTTGAAGGATTATGCGATTACGATTTGCTGGGATTCCAGACTGAAAATGACCGGCTGGCGTTTCTGGACAGTGTTTCCGGCAAGACTCGGGTGACCACCCGCAGCGGCAAGTCCCACACCGCGTGGGGTAAAACGTTCAATACGGAAGTGTATCCCATTGGTATTGAACCCGATGAGATAGCGACCGACGCCTCCGGCCCGTTACCGCCGAAGCTGGCACAGCTTAAAAGTGAGCTGAAAAACGTCAAAAATATCTTCTCCGTCGAACGTCTGGATTACTCCAAAGGCTTGCCGGAGCGATTCCTGGCCTACGAACGCCTGCTGGATAAATTCCCGCAGCATCACGGTAAAATTCGTTACACGCAGATTGCGCCGACATCCCGTGGAGAGGTGCAAGCTTATCAGGATATCCGCCATCAGTTAGAGACTGAAGCCGGGCGGATCAACGGGCGCTACGGCCAGCTTGGCTGGACGCCGCTTTACTATTTGAACCAACATTTTGACCGTAAGGTGTTGATGAAAGTGTTCCGCTATTCCGAAGTGGGACTGGTCACACCCCTGCGCGATGGCATGAATCTGGTGGCAAAAGAGTATGTTGCCGCACAAGATCCGAAAGACCCAGGCGTGCTGGTGCTATCGCAGTTTGCCGGAGCAGCCAATGAACTGAGTTCAGCGCTGATCGTTAATCCCTATGACAGCGATGATGTGGCAAATGCGCTGGACAGGGCGCTTACCATGCCGCTGACAGAGCGTATTGCACGGCATGCTGAGATGATGAAGGTCATACGCGAAAACGATATTAACCACTGGCAGGAGCATTTTATTCGCGATCTTGAGCGGACAACTCCTCGAACCGTGGAGAGCAACCTGCAAAAAAAGGTCGCAACCTTCCCTAAACTCGCCTGA
- a CDS encoding Trehalose-6-phosphate phosphatase, whose translation MSYISKTVRRIRVADSLTVPPALTGEFAFFFDLDGTLAEIKPHPDQVVLPADILRVLHQLSGMSQGALALISGRSMAELDELARPYRFPLAGVHGAERRDIHDNAHIVSLPSTLIQTLTAQLTSALERLPGTELEAKGMAFALHYRQAPQHEAAITALAESVVAANPQLALQPGKCVVEIKPKGINKGEAIKAFMTEAPFAGRTPVFVGDDLTDESGFSVVNQAGGVSIKVGQGETCAAWRLANVASVWEWVTEVANQQQQEKIAHNNRRKHDGSLSRSL comes from the coding sequence ATGTCTTACATCTCGAAAACCGTAAGGAGGATAAGGGTGGCTGATTCGTTAACCGTACCGCCTGCACTAACCGGAGAATTTGCATTCTTTTTTGACCTCGACGGAACGCTCGCCGAGATCAAACCTCATCCCGACCAGGTGGTTTTACCCGCCGATATTCTCCGGGTGTTGCACCAGCTCTCCGGGATGAGTCAGGGAGCATTGGCATTGATATCAGGGCGCTCAATGGCCGAGCTAGATGAGCTCGCCAGGCCTTACCGTTTTCCGCTTGCCGGTGTGCACGGAGCGGAGCGCCGCGACATCCATGACAACGCGCATATCGTCTCACTCCCTTCCACGCTCATTCAGACGCTCACGGCGCAGCTTACGTCTGCGCTGGAACGTCTTCCGGGAACGGAACTGGAAGCCAAAGGGATGGCCTTTGCGCTGCACTACCGACAGGCTCCTCAGCATGAGGCTGCAATAACGGCGCTGGCAGAATCTGTCGTGGCAGCGAACCCGCAACTTGCCCTGCAGCCGGGTAAATGCGTGGTCGAAATCAAACCCAAAGGCATCAATAAAGGCGAGGCGATTAAGGCCTTTATGACCGAGGCACCGTTTGCGGGCAGAACGCCGGTATTTGTCGGTGACGATTTGACGGATGAGAGCGGGTTTAGCGTAGTCAATCAGGCCGGAGGGGTATCAATTAAAGTCGGGCAGGGTGAAACCTGCGCCGCATGGCGACTGGCGAACGTAGCCAGCGTATGGGAATGGGTCACTGAAGTCGCTAACCAGCAACAACAAGAAAAAATAGCGCATAACAACAGGAGAAAACATGATGGGTCGCTTAGTCGTAGTCTCTAA
- a CDS encoding L-arabinose transport system permease protein, whose protein sequence is MSSVTSSRAPKSAFNLGRIWDQYGMLVVFAVLFIGCAIFVPNFASFINMKGLGLAISMSGMVACGMLFCLASGDFDLSVASVIACAGVTTAVVINMTESLWIGVLAGLMLGVFSGLVNGFVIARLKINALITTLATMQIVRGLAYIISDGKAVGIEDERFFTLGYANWLGLPAPIWLTVGCLIIFGFLLNRTTFGRNTLAIGGNEEAARLAGVPVVRTKIIIFVLSGLVSAAAGIILASRMTSGQPMTSIGYELIVISACVLGGVSLKGGIGKISYVVAGILILGTVENAMNLLNISPFSQYVVRGLILLAAVIFDRYKQKAKRTV, encoded by the coding sequence ATGTCCTCTGTTACTTCCTCCCGTGCGCCAAAGTCGGCTTTTAACCTTGGGCGTATCTGGGATCAATACGGGATGCTGGTGGTGTTTGCCGTCCTGTTTATTGGCTGTGCGATTTTTGTGCCGAACTTCGCCAGTTTCATCAATATGAAAGGGCTTGGGCTGGCAATTTCGATGTCGGGCATGGTCGCCTGCGGGATGCTGTTTTGCCTGGCTTCGGGTGATTTCGACCTTTCTGTCGCGTCGGTTATCGCCTGCGCTGGGGTGACGACGGCGGTGGTCATCAACATGACCGAAAGCCTGTGGATAGGCGTGTTAGCCGGTCTGATGCTCGGCGTTTTCAGCGGTCTGGTGAACGGTTTCGTTATTGCACGCCTGAAAATTAACGCCCTGATCACCACGCTTGCCACTATGCAGATTGTGCGCGGTCTGGCCTATATTATCTCTGACGGTAAAGCCGTAGGCATCGAAGACGAACGCTTCTTTACCCTCGGCTATGCCAACTGGCTGGGTCTGCCTGCACCTATCTGGCTGACGGTGGGGTGCCTGATCATCTTCGGTTTCCTGCTCAACAGAACCACGTTTGGCCGTAACACGCTGGCGATTGGTGGCAATGAAGAAGCGGCGCGTCTGGCGGGTGTTCCGGTGGTGCGCACCAAGATTATTATCTTTGTGCTCTCCGGGCTTGTGTCGGCGGCGGCGGGGATTATTCTGGCCTCACGTATGACCAGCGGTCAGCCGATGACCTCGATTGGTTATGAGCTGATTGTTATCTCGGCCTGCGTTTTGGGTGGCGTTTCGCTGAAAGGCGGCATCGGAAAAATCTCATATGTGGTCGCCGGTATATTGATTCTCGGTACCGTCGAGAATGCCATGAACCTGCTGAATATCTCCCCGTTCTCTCAGTACGTGGTTCGCGGCCTAATCCTGCTGGCAGCGGTGATCTTCGACCGTTACAAGCAAAAAGCGAAACGTACCGTATAA
- a CDS encoding L-arabinose transport ATP-binding protein AraG, which translates to MQQSDPYLSFRGIGKTFPGVNALTDISFDCYPGQVHALMGENGAGKSTLLKILSGNYAPTTGSLVLRGEEVAFADTTAALNAGVAIIYQELHLVPEMTVAENIYLGQLPHKSGIVNRSLLNYEAGLQLQHLGLDIDPQTPLKYLSIGQWQMVEIAKALARNAKIIAFDEPTSSLSAREIDNLFRVIRELRKEGRIILYVSHRMEEIFALSDAITVFKDGRYVRTFTDMQQVNHDQLVQAMVGRELGDIYHWQPRQYGTERLRLNGVKAPGVRTPISLSVRSGEIVGLFGLVGAGRSELMKGLFGGTRISEGQVYIDGQPVDIQKPAHAIRAGLMLCPEDRKADGIIPVHSVRDNINISARRKFIRAGCLINDGWETSNADHHIRALNIKTPGAEQLIMNLSGGNQQKAILGRWLSEEMKVILLDEPTRGIDVGAKHEIYNVIYALAKRGVAVLFASSDLPEVLGVADRIIVMREGDIAGELLHEQANEQQALSLAMPKVSQAVA; encoded by the coding sequence ATGCAACAGTCTGACCCGTATCTCTCTTTTCGCGGCATCGGTAAAACCTTTCCCGGTGTAAACGCGCTGACCGATATCAGTTTTGACTGCTATCCCGGTCAGGTTCACGCCCTGATGGGGGAGAACGGCGCGGGGAAATCCACGCTGTTGAAAATCCTTAGCGGCAACTACGCCCCGACCACCGGCTCGCTTGTGTTGCGCGGTGAAGAGGTGGCGTTTGCCGATACCACAGCGGCGCTGAATGCCGGGGTCGCCATTATTTATCAGGAACTGCATCTGGTGCCTGAAATGACGGTGGCGGAGAACATCTATCTGGGGCAATTGCCTCACAAGAGTGGGATCGTCAATCGCTCGCTGCTCAATTACGAAGCCGGGCTGCAACTCCAGCACCTCGGGTTGGATATTGATCCACAAACACCGCTGAAATATCTGTCGATTGGTCAATGGCAGATGGTGGAAATCGCCAAGGCGCTGGCACGAAACGCCAAGATCATCGCCTTTGATGAGCCGACGAGCTCACTTTCTGCGCGAGAAATCGACAATCTGTTCCGTGTAATCCGCGAACTGCGCAAAGAAGGGCGCATCATTTTATACGTCTCGCACCGCATGGAGGAGATCTTCGCCCTGAGCGATGCGATAACGGTGTTCAAAGACGGACGCTACGTGCGCACCTTTACCGATATGCAGCAGGTGAATCACGACCAGCTGGTGCAGGCGATGGTGGGCCGTGAACTGGGGGATATCTACCACTGGCAGCCGCGACAATACGGCACGGAACGCCTGCGCCTGAACGGTGTAAAAGCACCCGGTGTGCGCACGCCAATCAGCCTGTCGGTGCGCAGCGGTGAAATTGTCGGCCTGTTCGGGCTGGTTGGCGCGGGGCGCAGCGAGCTGATGAAAGGGCTTTTTGGCGGGACGCGAATCTCCGAAGGGCAGGTCTATATCGACGGTCAGCCGGTGGATATTCAGAAACCGGCCCATGCCATTCGCGCGGGTTTAATGCTCTGCCCGGAGGACCGAAAAGCCGACGGGATCATTCCTGTCCATTCGGTGCGGGACAACATCAATATCTCCGCAAGGCGCAAATTTATCCGTGCCGGATGTCTGATAAACGACGGCTGGGAAACGAGCAATGCCGATCACCACATTCGTGCGCTGAATATTAAAACCCCCGGTGCCGAGCAGCTGATCATGAACCTTTCTGGCGGGAATCAGCAAAAGGCGATTCTCGGGCGCTGGCTGTCGGAGGAGATGAAAGTCATTTTGCTCGATGAGCCGACGCGCGGCATCGATGTTGGGGCCAAGCACGAGATTTATAACGTCATCTATGCGCTGGCAAAACGCGGCGTGGCGGTATTATTCGCCTCAAGCGATCTGCCCGAAGTGTTGGGCGTCGCTGACCGCATCATCGTGATGCGCGAAGGGGATATTGCCGGTGAGTTGTTACATGAACAGGCGAATGAACAACAGGCGTTGAGCCTCGCCATGCCTAAAGTTAGCCAGGCTGTCGCCTGA
- a CDS encoding arabinose ABC transporter substrate-binding protein, whose product MHKFTKTLAAIGLAAVMSQSAMAENLKLGFLVKQPEEPWFQTEWKFADKAGKDLGFDVIKIAVPDGEKTLNAIDSLAASGAKGFVICTPDPKLGSAIVAKARGYGMKVIAVDDQFVNAKGKPMDTVPLVMMAATKIGERQGQELYKEMQKRGWDVKESAVMAITADELDTARRRTSGSMEALKAAGFPEKQIYKVPTKSNDIPGAFDAANSMLVQHPEVKHWLVVGMNDNTVLGGVRATEGQGFKAPDVIGIGINGVDAVSELSKAQATGFYGSLLPSPDVHGYKSSEMLYNWVTKDAEPPKFTEVTDVVLITRDNFKEELAKKGLGGK is encoded by the coding sequence ATGCACAAATTTACTAAAACGCTGGCGGCCATCGGCCTGGCTGCCGTTATGTCACAATCCGCTATGGCAGAGAATTTAAAACTCGGTTTCCTGGTCAAACAGCCAGAAGAACCCTGGTTCCAGACTGAATGGAAATTTGCCGATAAAGCCGGGAAAGATCTGGGCTTTGACGTCATTAAAATTGCCGTTCCCGACGGTGAAAAAACCTTAAACGCCATCGATAGCCTCGCAGCCAGCGGTGCGAAAGGATTTGTGATTTGTACGCCGGACCCAAAACTCGGATCGGCGATCGTGGCGAAAGCGCGTGGCTACGGCATGAAGGTGATTGCGGTTGACGATCAGTTCGTCAACGCCAAAGGCAAGCCGATGGACACCGTGCCGCTGGTGATGATGGCGGCCACCAAAATCGGTGAACGTCAGGGCCAGGAACTCTATAAAGAGATGCAAAAACGCGGCTGGGATGTGAAAGAGAGTGCGGTGATGGCTATCACCGCGGATGAGCTGGATACCGCTCGCCGCCGCACCTCCGGTTCGATGGAAGCGTTGAAAGCCGCCGGTTTCCCGGAAAAACAGATCTATAAAGTGCCCACCAAATCCAACGATATCCCGGGTGCATTTGATGCCGCCAACTCGATGCTGGTTCAGCATCCGGAAGTGAAACACTGGCTGGTGGTCGGCATGAACGATAACACGGTCTTAGGCGGCGTTCGTGCAACCGAAGGCCAGGGCTTTAAAGCACCTGATGTTATTGGCATCGGCATTAACGGTGTGGATGCGGTGAGTGAACTGTCCAAAGCGCAGGCGACCGGCTTCTACGGATCGCTCCTGCCAAGCCCGGATGTTCACGGCTATAAATCCAGCGAAATGCTCTATAACTGGGTCACCAAAGACGCCGAGCCACCGAAATTCACTGAAGTCACCGACGTGGTGCTGATCACCCGCGACAACTTCAAAGAGGAGCTGGCGAAAAAAGGGCTGGGCGGTAAGTAA
- a CDS encoding DJ-1-YajL-PfpI superfamily, includes chaperone protein YajL (former ThiJ), producing the protein MAKVAVLLAPGFEEAEAIITIDILRRMQIEVETLACAESRAVVSYHNIPMVADGTLTERADTLYDAVVLPGGPQGSVNLAASKEVIAFVKAHDDAGKLICPICSAAARVLGGNGLLKGRRYVCSGELWETVKDGEYVDAPVVEDQNLLSGKGLGHAFDFALTLSARLLGDEAPVRDHADHIYYAW; encoded by the coding sequence ATGGCAAAGGTTGCAGTGTTATTGGCACCAGGATTTGAAGAAGCGGAAGCAATTATCACGATTGATATCCTGCGACGGATGCAGATTGAGGTCGAGACGTTGGCCTGCGCGGAGTCTCGCGCGGTAGTGAGCTATCATAATATTCCGATGGTGGCAGACGGCACGCTGACGGAGCGTGCAGATACCCTGTATGACGCAGTCGTTCTGCCGGGCGGGCCGCAGGGGAGTGTGAATCTGGCCGCCAGCAAGGAAGTGATTGCTTTTGTGAAAGCCCACGATGATGCCGGAAAACTCATCTGTCCGATCTGCTCTGCCGCTGCCCGTGTGCTGGGCGGAAATGGCCTGCTGAAAGGCCGTCGCTACGTCTGTTCCGGGGAACTGTGGGAAACGGTCAAAGACGGAGAGTATGTTGATGCGCCGGTCGTGGAAGACCAAAATCTGCTCAGCGGCAAAGGTCTGGGGCATGCCTTTGATTTTGCCCTGACGCTCTCGGCACGTTTGCTGGGAGACGAAGCTCCGGTGCGTGACCACGCCGATCACATTTACTACGCCTGGTAA
- a CDS encoding Ferritin-like protein 2, whose protein sequence is MALFFFNEGKWIAGHIKMMLNGFILLVIIPFRNKDIIMTTSGMIQKLNTQMNLEFNASNLYLHLSDWCSEHSLNGTATFLRTQAQSNITQMMRVFEFMKQVGANPIVKARVISEESYSSLEELFQKTLEEYEQRLSMLNSLAGEAKALKDDTILDFLHDMGKEQQQDGLLLKTILDEVRSAKRAGLCMEQTDQHLLNVVNYQHH, encoded by the coding sequence ATGGCGTTATTCTTTTTTAATGAGGGGAAATGGATAGCCGGTCACATTAAGATGATGCTGAACGGCTTTATTCTGTTAGTAATCATCCCGTTCAGAAATAAGGATATTATAATGACGACCTCAGGAATGATTCAAAAGCTCAACACCCAGATGAATCTCGAATTCAACGCGTCAAATCTCTATTTACACTTGAGCGACTGGTGTTCAGAGCACAGCCTCAATGGCACCGCCACCTTCCTGCGCACCCAGGCACAAAGCAATATCACCCAAATGATGCGGGTGTTCGAATTTATGAAACAAGTCGGTGCAAATCCGATTGTTAAAGCCCGCGTGATATCCGAAGAGTCTTATTCATCGCTGGAAGAATTGTTCCAGAAAACCCTCGAAGAGTATGAGCAGCGCCTGAGTATGCTCAATTCCTTAGCCGGTGAAGCGAAGGCCCTAAAGGACGACACTATTCTGGATTTCTTGCACGACATGGGGAAAGAGCAGCAGCAGGATGGATTGTTATTGAAAACCATTCTGGATGAGGTGCGCAGCGCAAAACGCGCCGGGCTGTGTATGGAGCAGACCGATCAGCATCTGCTCAACGTGGTGAATTATCAGCATCACTGA